A single genomic interval of Sceloporus undulatus isolate JIND9_A2432 ecotype Alabama chromosome 2, SceUnd_v1.1, whole genome shotgun sequence harbors:
- the NEUROD4 gene encoding neurogenic differentiation factor 4, with protein sequence MAKLYVKPKEMADLISSQAWMDEALSSQDEMKEEDSGQAPYGILASLNEAEHDSIEEEEEEEDGGKPKRRGPKKKKMTKARLERFRARRVKANARERTRMHGLNDALDNLRRVMPCYSKTQKLSKIETLRLARNYIWALSEVLESGQTPEGKGFVEMLCKGLSQPTSNLVAGCLQLGPQTLFLEKHEDKVSVSDSAMPTHSFSYQSPGLPSPPYGNMETHLVHLKAPTFKSLVDPSFGNHHPDCSSPSYEGPLTPPLSISGNFSLKQDGSPDLEKSYSFMAHYPSVTLGSAHGHSAHFSTTVPRYDIPIDMTYDSYPHHVVGAQLNAIFSE encoded by the coding sequence ATGGCCAAACTCTATGTCAAACCCAAAGAGATGGCTGACCTTATATCTTCTCAGGCATGGATGGATGAAGCCCTGAGTTCCCAAGATGAGATGAAAGAAGAGGACAGCGGACAAGCCCCCTATGGGATCCTTGCCAGCCTTAATGAAGCTGAACATGACAGcattgaagaagaggaagaggaagaagatggtgGGAAGCCCAAGAGAAGGggtccaaagaagaagaaaatgaccaAGGCAAGGCTGGAGCGCTTCAGAGCTCGCCGGGTGAAGGCTAACGCCAGGGAACGAACCCGTATGCATGGGCTCAATGATGCTTTGGATAATCTGAGACGCGTGATGCCCTGCTACTCTAAGACACAGAAGTTGTCCAAAATCGAGACACTGAGACTAGCCAGGAACTACATTTGGGCTTTGTCAGAGGTGCTGGAAAGTGGGCAGACTCCAGAAGGCAAAGGGTTTGTGGAGATGCTGTGCAAAGGTTTGTCCCAGCCAACCAGTAACCTGGTTGCTGGTTGTCTGCAGCTGGGACCCCAAACCCTTTTCTTGGAGAAACATGAAGACAAAGTTTCTGTTTCTGACTCAGCGATGCCCACCCACAGCTTTTCCTACCAGTCTCCAGGGTTGCCCAGTCCACCCTATGGAAACATGGAGACCCACCTTGTCCACCTAAAAGCTCCCACCTTCAAAAGTCTGGTGGATCCTTCCTTTGGCAACCACCACCCAGACTGCTCATCTCCATCGTATGAGGGTCCCTTGACACCTCCTCTGAGCATCAGTGGGAATTTTTCCCTCAAGCAAGATGGGTCTCCAGACCTGGAAAAATCATACAGCTTCATGGCCCACTACCCATCTGTTACCCTGGGCAGTGCTCACGGGCACAGCGCTCATTTCTCAACCACAGTGCCCAGGTATGACATCCCCATAGATATGACATACGACTCCTATCCTCACCATGTTGTGGGGGCACAGCTCAATGCAATATTCAGTGAATAA